A stretch of Alkalibacter saccharofermentans DSM 14828 DNA encodes these proteins:
- the hpf gene encoding ribosome hibernation-promoting factor, HPF/YfiA family: MRVIVYGKNVDVTTGLKSTLDKKLSKLDKYFNPDTEATATLSTQKGKHILEVTIPINGTILRAEEATEDMYASIDLAVDKLEGQLRKHKTKLEKKLKDHSTIRIDFSSFSEETKSDEPSLVKTKRFPVKPMSTEEATLQMDLLGHNFFVFLNSDTEEVNVVYKRKDGNYGLIEPTI, from the coding sequence ATGCGTGTAATAGTGTATGGAAAGAATGTAGATGTGACAACAGGATTAAAGAGCACTTTGGATAAGAAGCTGTCCAAACTGGACAAGTACTTCAATCCAGATACCGAGGCAACAGCAACTTTGAGCACACAAAAGGGAAAGCATATCCTGGAAGTGACTATACCTATTAACGGCACGATCCTTAGAGCGGAAGAAGCGACCGAAGATATGTACGCATCCATTGATTTGGCAGTTGACAAGCTTGAAGGGCAATTGAGAAAGCATAAGACTAAACTGGAGAAAAAACTGAAGGACCATTCCACTATCAGGATAGACTTCTCATCTTTCAGTGAAGAGACCAAATCAGATGAGCCTTCGCTGGTCAAAACTAAAAGATTTCCTGTAAAACCGATGTCAACTGAAGAAGCCACTCTTCAAATGGATCTTCTAGGACATAACTTCTTCGTATTCCTCAACAGCGATACAGAAGAGGTAAATGTGGTTTACAAGAGAAAGGATGGAAACTACGGCTTGATTGAGCCTACGATTTAA
- the fba gene encoding class II fructose-1,6-bisphosphate aldolase: MALVNSTEMFKKAYEGGYAVGAFNVNNMEIIQGIVSAAQEENAPLILQVSAGARKYASPIYLKKLVEAAIEETGLDIVLHLDHGEDFEICKACIDDGFSSVMIDGSKYPLDENIALTKRVVEYAHDRGVTVEAELGKLAGVEDDVKVSAKDATYTDPDEAVEFVERTGVDSLAIAIGTSHGAYKFKGDPKLDFARLETISAKLPNYPLVLHGASSVPQEFVELCNKYGAQIPGAQGVPEEMLRQAAHSGVCKINIDTDLRLALTASIRKTFTENPGEFDPRKYLGPGRDAIKKMVQHKIKNVLGCSGKR; the protein is encoded by the coding sequence ATGGCATTAGTCAATTCAACTGAGATGTTCAAAAAAGCTTACGAAGGCGGTTACGCTGTTGGTGCTTTCAATGTTAACAACATGGAAATCATCCAAGGCATCGTATCTGCTGCACAGGAAGAAAACGCACCACTAATTCTTCAAGTATCTGCAGGGGCTAGAAAATACGCAAGCCCTATCTATCTTAAGAAGCTTGTGGAAGCTGCTATCGAGGAAACGGGTCTTGATATAGTACTTCACTTAGACCACGGCGAAGATTTTGAAATCTGCAAAGCATGTATCGATGATGGTTTCTCATCTGTTATGATCGACGGTTCCAAATATCCATTAGATGAAAATATCGCCCTTACCAAAAGAGTCGTTGAGTATGCTCACGACAGGGGTGTTACAGTAGAAGCCGAGCTTGGAAAATTAGCCGGCGTAGAAGATGATGTAAAGGTTTCTGCAAAAGATGCCACTTACACAGATCCAGATGAAGCAGTTGAGTTCGTTGAGAGAACCGGCGTTGACTCTTTGGCTATCGCAATCGGAACAAGCCATGGAGCATACAAGTTCAAAGGCGACCCTAAGCTTGACTTTGCAAGGCTTGAGACAATCTCTGCGAAGCTTCCAAACTACCCGTTGGTTCTTCACGGAGCCAGCAGCGTTCCTCAAGAATTTGTAGAGCTTTGCAACAAGTACGGCGCACAAATTCCGGGAGCTCAAGGTGTTCCTGAAGAAATGCTTAGACAAGCTGCTCACTCAGGTGTATGCAAGATAAATATCGACACTGACTTGAGACTAGCATTGACTGCTTCTATCAGAAAGACTTTCACAGAGAACCCTGGGGAATTCGACCCAAGAAAATATCTTGGACCAGGTAGAGACGCTATAAAGAAAATGGTTCAGCACAAAATCAAAAATGTTTTGGGATGCAGCGGTAAAAGGTAA
- a CDS encoding TIGR01212 family radical SAM protein (This family includes YhcC from E. coli K-12, an uncharacterized radical SAM protein.), translating to MSDRDTAVTKSSELYRSYSGYLMETFREKVYKIPISISGTCPNRDGHLGFGGCIFCGEEGAGHETLSNDIPPREQFVRNSEYISKRYKANKFIPYFQDFTNTYMPIEDFRKSISQVCLENVVGIAVSTRPDCINEDYLSVLAEIERTHNVKIYIELGLQSVNYKTLKKINRGHTLAEFIDGVLMIKKYGFEICAHVILNLPWDDIEDCIECAKILSALKVDGVKLHALYIDKGTRMAELFESGDISMIDLEEYVDRVVEFLAYLSPDIVIQRLVGRAPEKNTLFVNWNRSWWIIRDMIEDEMKNKGLIQGSKWDYLGGKAIR from the coding sequence ATGTCTGATAGGGATACAGCTGTGACAAAATCTTCAGAGCTTTATAGAAGCTACTCCGGATATCTGATGGAGACCTTCCGCGAGAAGGTATATAAGATACCCATAAGCATAAGCGGAACCTGTCCCAATAGAGACGGCCACCTTGGGTTTGGAGGCTGTATCTTTTGTGGTGAAGAGGGCGCAGGTCACGAGACTCTCTCAAATGATATCCCTCCTAGGGAGCAGTTTGTTAGAAATTCAGAATATATTTCCAAGAGGTACAAAGCAAATAAGTTCATACCTTATTTTCAGGATTTCACCAATACTTACATGCCCATTGAGGATTTTAGAAAAAGCATTTCACAAGTATGCCTCGAAAATGTTGTGGGAATAGCTGTTTCCACAAGACCGGACTGCATAAACGAGGATTATCTCTCGGTGCTGGCGGAAATTGAAAGGACTCACAACGTAAAGATTTATATCGAGCTGGGCCTCCAAAGCGTAAACTATAAGACCCTGAAAAAAATAAACAGGGGGCATACTTTGGCAGAGTTCATAGATGGAGTGCTGATGATCAAGAAATACGGGTTCGAGATATGTGCTCATGTGATACTGAACCTTCCATGGGATGATATCGAAGACTGTATCGAATGTGCCAAGATTCTCTCAGCCCTAAAAGTAGATGGGGTTAAGCTGCATGCCCTCTATATAGACAAGGGTACCAGGATGGCAGAGCTTTTTGAAAGTGGAGACATCAGCATGATCGATTTGGAAGAGTATGTGGACAGAGTCGTGGAGTTTTTAGCTTATCTATCCCCTGACATAGTGATACAAAGGCTTGTAGGAAGGGCGCCGGAGAAGAACACCCTGTTTGTCAACTGGAACAGAAGTTGGTGGATAATTAGGGATATGATCGAAGATGAAATGAAAAATAAAGGTTTGATTCAAGGTTCTAAGTGGGATTACCTAGGAGGAAAGGCTATTAGGTAA
- a CDS encoding HD-GYP domain-containing protein translates to MGSTITRETKFFLIKLSLTAVLLSIYIVKFYSFSPDLDFLIFVTLTIIAESLVIFTPRKGGVTLGFGVILPVSVIYGPYGAIISAALGTMLAVYKMDNKYKHILNIELYKTVGNTANYVISAGLSSIVYFTLNSGTGISAILNSILIMLITSVVFIASNMTITGMFIIKLTDFEPREVWKENFSGLVPNVLGVSAISIIITMAYLNFGIESIIILFFPYLLIRYSFQLVFDMRQSYLNTIKALSSALEEKDPYTKGHSERVEKYSAMLAKESGAKIDLQQLQYAAIFHDIGKIGILDTILNKPGKLTVEEFEFIKEHPSKGVHILENVTFLKKATEIIGAHHEYLDGTGYPRGLVGEEIPYESKIITVVDIFDAVTTDRPYRPAMSHEEAIEILKNESGKKLDPYLVEKFIKLHDEGRLIQ, encoded by the coding sequence ATGGGTTCAACTATCACTAGAGAAACCAAATTCTTTTTAATAAAGCTGAGCTTAACGGCAGTTTTGTTAAGTATATATATAGTTAAATTTTATTCATTTTCACCAGACCTAGATTTTTTGATTTTCGTAACATTAACTATAATAGCAGAATCATTAGTAATATTCACTCCGCGAAAAGGGGGAGTAACTCTAGGGTTTGGAGTAATATTGCCCGTGTCAGTAATTTATGGGCCTTATGGTGCCATTATTAGCGCTGCGTTGGGGACAATGCTAGCTGTTTATAAGATGGACAATAAATATAAGCATATTCTAAATATTGAATTATATAAAACAGTTGGGAATACTGCAAATTATGTAATAAGTGCAGGTTTAAGTTCCATTGTGTATTTTACATTGAATTCGGGAACGGGAATTTCCGCGATATTAAACTCTATTCTTATTATGTTGATAACTTCAGTTGTTTTTATTGCTAGTAATATGACGATTACAGGAATGTTCATAATAAAGTTGACTGATTTTGAACCAAGAGAGGTTTGGAAGGAAAACTTCAGCGGGCTGGTTCCAAATGTTTTAGGAGTCAGTGCAATAAGCATTATAATAACCATGGCTTACTTGAATTTTGGAATCGAGTCCATCATCATACTTTTCTTTCCCTATCTCTTGATCCGCTACTCCTTTCAGTTGGTGTTCGACATGCGCCAGTCATATCTTAACACTATCAAGGCCTTGTCATCAGCACTGGAGGAAAAGGACCCTTACACAAAGGGACATTCTGAACGAGTGGAAAAGTACTCGGCCATGCTTGCAAAAGAATCTGGAGCAAAAATCGACTTGCAGCAGCTTCAATACGCTGCAATATTTCACGATATAGGAAAAATCGGTATCCTTGATACCATACTCAACAAGCCGGGGAAACTTACTGTTGAGGAATTTGAGTTTATTAAAGAACACCCTTCCAAAGGAGTGCACATACTGGAAAATGTTACGTTTCTTAAGAAGGCCACAGAGATAATAGGAGCTCATCATGAATACCTTGATGGAACCGGATATCCTAGAGGGTTGGTAGGCGAAGAGATTCCTTACGAGTCTAAAATAATTACAGTCGTTGATATATTTGATGCGGTGACTACAGACAGACCCTACAGGCCGGCCATGAGTCATGAAGAGGCGATTGAAATTTTAAAAAACGAATCCGGAAAAAAACTTGATCCTTATTTGGTTGAGAAGTTTATTAAATTACATGACGAAGGTAGGTTGATTCAATGA
- a CDS encoding histidine phosphatase family protein: MEIYIVRHGTTQWNLEGRIQGCTDTDLLDSGKEEARLLEPTVSSLPIKKIYSSPLKRAYDTALILNKGLNLPLIVKKDLREIEFGEWEGLTWSQVLDKYSHLIKENDTGYVDPPAGESFYQALDRVRGVMEEIISSGENCLVVSHKATIRFILYGLIKKTPAQTGAIEIDNLSILKLSFNDKKFVGWSFT; the protein is encoded by the coding sequence ATGGAAATCTATATAGTGCGCCATGGAACTACACAGTGGAATCTGGAGGGCAGGATACAAGGCTGCACGGATACAGATCTTTTGGATTCGGGCAAAGAAGAAGCCAGACTTCTAGAGCCTACCGTATCTAGCCTGCCCATAAAAAAAATCTACTCAAGTCCTTTAAAAAGAGCCTACGACACTGCTCTTATTCTTAATAAAGGCCTGAATCTGCCTTTAATCGTAAAAAAAGACCTGCGAGAAATCGAATTTGGTGAATGGGAAGGTCTTACCTGGAGCCAAGTGTTGGACAAATACAGTCATTTGATAAAAGAAAATGATACGGGATATGTTGATCCTCCTGCCGGGGAGAGCTTCTACCAGGCACTGGATAGAGTCAGAGGCGTAATGGAGGAAATCATATCATCGGGTGAAAACTGCCTCGTGGTTTCCCACAAGGCTACTATCAGGTTTATTCTATACGGCCTTATCAAAAAAACACCGGCTCAAACCGGTGCAATAGAAATCGACAATCTTTCAATACTTAAGCTTTCATTTAACGACAAAAAATTTGTAGGGTGGAGCTTTACCTAA
- a CDS encoding methylated-DNA--[protein]-cysteine S-methyltransferase, translating to MAKTYLKTKIGTILIQGSETSVHSIKILRQIQEDQIDKGNSITIEAARQISEYLDGKRKEFSIPIKIQGTEFQNKVYRALLSIPYGETASYKDIAKAIGNEKACRAVGGANNKNPIAIVIPCHRVIGSDGAMTGYDSGIDVKEKLLKLEQEHK from the coding sequence TTGGCTAAGACCTATTTAAAAACAAAGATCGGGACAATTTTGATCCAAGGTAGCGAAACCTCGGTTCATTCAATAAAAATTCTAAGGCAGATTCAAGAAGATCAAATAGATAAGGGCAATTCAATAACTATTGAAGCCGCAAGGCAGATAAGCGAATACTTAGATGGAAAAAGAAAAGAATTTTCAATTCCAATTAAAATTCAAGGGACAGAGTTCCAAAATAAAGTATACAGGGCGCTTCTTAGCATTCCTTATGGGGAGACTGCGTCATACAAAGATATTGCTAAAGCCATTGGAAATGAGAAGGCGTGTAGGGCAGTAGGGGGAGCCAATAATAAAAATCCAATAGCGATAGTCATCCCATGCCATAGGGTCATAGGATCCGACGGCGCCATGACAGGCTACGATAGCGGGATAGATGTAAAAGAAAAGCTATTAAAGCTGGAGCAGGAGCATAAGTGA
- a CDS encoding DUF5317 domain-containing protein, with protein MTVALLFAAILIGYVRRGKLSNLANLKIRLIPLMVLAFLLQGSIYAGYAYGVEQIQEFDILLHFVSYILLFAALMSNFDNKWFIVITLGVIMNFVVIFLNGGKMPVSLDAAEVIGISDSLEAMFLRRGGTHQPLVDGTLVWYLADILPLPLPGALDMFSNIYSVGDIFIYGGAMGLIQSAMKNDHATVSELDLEDLDEEMFNRPVPEEELLNGYFDEESDARSKKIQEKLERIEDDTLEQTMVLGNVDNTQKIEIPVEDKPQIPVDVIEKEVQAKTETEDAQSVKQDIKEPELSSPEEYKLEDISPQDYKASEMLYASKLKDDVLYNQLQQDPESKYHTKPLHETRVIDLEPYPNLQTDQQEAEEPVVHEEVPAEKPVEEVSEQTFKPDEPLDTVHQFIIVDGRIVENPNYNKRPGSVEEGTKEVIEETIEESTEEVTDETILEEAAEEAAEGALEGAEAEEAAGAEPVATNFEYSGLDEHSKKDIPDEEPIRDESGHILQRLSDSERVDLMKKMKERKERGYSLVQVKVGDKQINFWKKDL; from the coding sequence ATGACAGTTGCATTGTTGTTCGCAGCGATTCTTATCGGGTATGTTAGAAGGGGAAAACTTTCAAATCTGGCAAATTTAAAAATTAGACTGATTCCTCTCATGGTGCTGGCATTTTTACTTCAGGGATCAATATATGCAGGCTACGCCTATGGAGTAGAGCAGATACAGGAATTTGACATATTGCTTCACTTTGTCAGCTACATACTTTTATTTGCCGCATTGATGAGCAATTTCGACAACAAATGGTTCATCGTAATAACCTTGGGCGTGATAATGAATTTTGTGGTCATCTTCCTTAACGGTGGGAAAATGCCGGTATCTTTAGATGCAGCTGAGGTTATTGGGATAAGCGACAGCCTTGAAGCCATGTTCTTAAGGCGAGGTGGAACTCACCAACCCTTGGTTGACGGTACGTTGGTCTGGTATCTGGCGGATATTTTGCCCTTGCCGCTTCCGGGAGCGCTGGATATGTTCAGCAACATTTACAGCGTAGGAGACATATTCATTTACGGCGGAGCCATGGGGCTGATCCAAAGTGCCATGAAAAACGACCATGCGACAGTTTCTGAACTGGATCTTGAAGACCTGGATGAGGAAATGTTTAACAGGCCGGTGCCTGAAGAAGAATTGTTAAACGGATATTTTGATGAAGAATCCGATGCTAGAAGCAAAAAAATACAGGAAAAGCTGGAAAGAATCGAAGATGACACATTGGAGCAGACTATGGTCTTAGGCAATGTGGATAATACTCAAAAAATAGAGATACCGGTTGAAGACAAACCCCAGATACCTGTGGATGTCATAGAGAAGGAAGTTCAGGCCAAGACTGAAACGGAGGATGCCCAGTCGGTCAAACAGGATATAAAGGAGCCGGAGTTGTCATCTCCTGAAGAATACAAACTTGAGGACATATCGCCCCAAGACTACAAAGCCAGCGAGATGCTCTATGCCTCAAAACTTAAAGACGACGTTTTATACAATCAATTGCAGCAGGATCCTGAAAGCAAATACCATACCAAGCCACTTCATGAAACCAGGGTTATAGATTTAGAGCCGTATCCAAACCTGCAAACCGATCAACAGGAGGCAGAAGAGCCTGTGGTTCATGAAGAAGTGCCAGCTGAAAAACCGGTGGAGGAAGTCTCGGAGCAGACATTCAAACCGGATGAGCCTTTGGACACAGTGCATCAATTTATTATAGTGGACGGACGGATCGTAGAAAATCCAAACTACAATAAAAGACCTGGGTCAGTTGAAGAAGGGACTAAAGAAGTAATTGAAGAGACTATCGAAGAATCAACTGAAGAAGTGACCGACGAAACGATTTTAGAAGAGGCAGCTGAAGAAGCGGCAGAGGGAGCTCTTGAAGGAGCAGAAGCAGAAGAAGCAGCCGGAGCAGAGCCTGTTGCCACCAATTTTGAGTATTCGGGGCTGGATGAACACAGCAAGAAAGATATACCGGATGAAGAGCCGATTAGAGATGAGTCAGGGCACATTCTCCAGAGACTTTCAGATAGTGAGAGAGTCGATTTGATGAAGAAAATGAAGGAAAGAAAAGAAAGAGGATATAGCTTGGTTCAGGTTAAGGTTGGAGATAAGCAGATTAATTTTTGGAAAAAAGACTTGTAA